In Oscillatoria acuminata PCC 6304, a single window of DNA contains:
- the glgP gene encoding alpha-glucan family phosphorylase, with translation MQPIRTFNVSPSLPERLEPLRTLAYNLHWDWNVETKDLFRRLDRDLWESSRHNPVLMLGTISQERLEEMAEDEGFIAQIDRAARQLDDYLKERTWYRKHREKEKHQECFVYFSAEFGLTECLPIYSGGLGLLAGDHLKSASDRGLPLVGVGLLYQEGYFSQYLNADGWQQERYPINDFYNMPLHLERDAEGNELRIEVDYPGRKVYARVWRVQVGTVPLYMLDTNIEPNNPYDHDITDKLYGGDLDMRIHQEMMLGIGGVRMLKALGYEPTAYHMNEGHSAFLALERISILIREQGLTFKEAKEVVAASNVFTTHTPVAAGFDLFPHDKVMHYLGHYAEEFGLGREQFLALGRDNTGDLESPFSMATLAIEMASFINGVAKLHGEVSKVLFNNLWPELPPSEVPITSITNGVHARSCVAKYTQELYDRYLGPKWSTTPPDYPLWERVDAIPDDELWRNQDLCRAELVVFVRERLQKYLRARGASFTEIDAAREVLDPGVITIGFARRFATYKRATLFLRDLDRIKRILLGLNTDLIPGGKNALKKPMVQFVIAGKAHPHDIPGKEMIRHITHFIREQGCEKNVVFIPDYDINVARMMVSGCDVWLNTPRRPREASGTSGMKASMNGLLNLSILDGWWDEADYVRTGWPIGHGEFYDDPNYQDEVEANALYDLLEKEVIPLFYNRDEEGVPRKWVSKMKDAIRLNCPLFNTARMVSEYATRAYFPASDRYYAMSANGCQPAKELAAWKTHLFESWYDIKILDIDISESDDVKVNQSINVKALLNLAGLTESDVEVQLYKGPMDADGNIINGVSVVMDYQGTDANQQSIYTANIAYSSSGLQGLSLRVLPKHPYLSSPFQPGLQVLWANA, from the coding sequence ATGCAACCAATTCGCACGTTTAACGTTTCTCCCTCTCTGCCTGAGCGACTCGAACCCTTACGCACCTTGGCTTACAATCTCCACTGGGACTGGAATGTAGAGACCAAAGACCTATTCCGGCGTTTAGACCGGGACCTGTGGGAATCCAGCCGTCACAATCCCGTCTTGATGCTGGGAACCATTTCCCAGGAACGCCTGGAAGAAATGGCAGAAGATGAAGGCTTTATCGCCCAGATTGACCGTGCAGCGCGGCAACTGGACGACTACCTGAAAGAGCGCACCTGGTATCGCAAACACCGAGAGAAAGAGAAACATCAAGAATGTTTTGTGTATTTCTCGGCGGAATTTGGCCTCACGGAATGTCTGCCGATTTACTCGGGGGGCTTAGGGTTACTCGCCGGGGATCACCTGAAATCTGCCAGCGATCGCGGTTTACCCCTAGTTGGCGTCGGACTCCTCTACCAAGAAGGATATTTTAGCCAATATCTGAACGCCGATGGATGGCAGCAAGAGCGTTACCCCATCAACGACTTCTACAATATGCCCCTGCACCTAGAACGAGATGCCGAGGGGAATGAATTACGGATTGAGGTAGACTATCCCGGGCGAAAAGTATATGCGCGGGTCTGGCGGGTCCAAGTGGGGACTGTTCCCTTGTATATGCTCGATACCAACATCGAACCGAACAATCCTTACGACCACGATATCACCGACAAACTCTATGGCGGCGATCTCGATATGCGGATTCACCAAGAGATGATGTTGGGAATTGGCGGGGTGCGGATGCTCAAGGCCCTCGGCTACGAGCCCACCGCCTACCACATGAATGAAGGGCATTCGGCCTTTTTAGCTTTAGAACGGATTTCAATTTTAATCCGAGAACAGGGTCTCACCTTCAAGGAAGCTAAAGAAGTGGTTGCTGCCAGCAATGTCTTCACGACTCATACTCCGGTTGCGGCTGGGTTTGACCTGTTCCCCCATGATAAGGTCATGCATTATTTGGGTCATTATGCCGAGGAATTTGGCCTGGGAAGGGAACAATTTCTAGCTTTGGGACGGGACAATACGGGGGATTTAGAGTCTCCTTTTAGTATGGCAACCCTGGCGATCGAGATGGCCAGTTTTATTAATGGGGTCGCCAAATTACATGGCGAAGTCTCCAAAGTGCTATTTAATAACCTTTGGCCCGAACTCCCCCCCTCAGAAGTGCCGATTACCTCGATTACCAATGGTGTACACGCCCGCAGTTGCGTGGCAAAATATACCCAGGAACTCTACGATCGCTATCTCGGACCCAAATGGTCCACCACCCCCCCGGACTACCCCTTGTGGGAACGGGTCGATGCCATCCCCGATGATGAACTCTGGCGCAACCAGGACCTCTGCCGTGCAGAACTCGTGGTGTTCGTCCGGGAACGACTCCAAAAATACTTACGGGCTCGTGGCGCTTCCTTTACGGAAATTGATGCAGCGCGGGAAGTGCTGGACCCCGGAGTGATCACCATTGGGTTTGCACGGCGCTTTGCGACCTACAAACGGGCTACATTATTCCTGCGCGACCTCGATCGCATCAAGCGGATCTTACTCGGGTTAAATACCGACCTGATTCCCGGGGGGAAAAATGCCCTCAAAAAGCCAATGGTTCAGTTTGTCATCGCCGGAAAAGCTCACCCCCACGACATCCCCGGTAAAGAAATGATCCGTCATATCACCCATTTCATTCGCGAACAAGGATGCGAAAAAAATGTGGTGTTTATCCCCGATTACGATATTAACGTAGCGAGGATGATGGTGTCGGGTTGTGATGTGTGGTTAAATACCCCCCGTCGTCCTCGGGAAGCATCAGGAACCAGTGGGATGAAAGCGTCCATGAATGGATTATTGAACCTCAGTATCCTGGATGGATGGTGGGATGAAGCGGATTACGTTCGCACCGGGTGGCCGATCGGACATGGGGAATTCTATGATGACCCTAACTATCAAGATGAAGTGGAAGCGAATGCTTTGTATGACTTGCTGGAAAAAGAAGTAATTCCCTTGTTCTACAATCGCGATGAAGAGGGTGTTCCCCGCAAGTGGGTCTCGAAAATGAAAGATGCCATTCGCTTGAATTGTCCGCTGTTTAATACGGCGCGGATGGTCAGTGAATATGCAACTCGGGCCTATTTCCCGGCCAGCGATCGCTACTATGCCATGAGCGCGAATGGGTGCCAACCGGCGAAAGAATTGGCTGCTTGGAAAACTCACCTGTTTGAAAGCTGGTATGACATCAAGATTTTGGACATTGATATTTCTGAATCGGATGATGTCAAAGTCAACCAAAGCATTAACGTCAAAGCGCTGTTAAATCTAGCGGGATTGACCGAATCTGATGTAGAAGTTCAACTCTACAAAGGACCAATGGATGCTGATGGAAATATCATCAATGGTGTCTCTGTGGTGATGGATTACCAAGGCACTGATGCCAATCAGCAAAGTATCTATACTGCCAACATTGCCTACAGTTCCTCGGGATTACAAGGATTGTCTCTGCGGGTGTTACCCAAACATCCCTATTTGAGCAGTCCTTTCCAACCGGGTCTCCAAGTGCTTTGGGCTAATGCTTAG
- a CDS encoding DUF429 domain-containing protein: MKFIGIDLGWSSGASGLCCLVWENHQLLLTDLDCKLSVVDILDWVDQRVPEPEPGLIAVDAPTLIPNATGMRLPDKQTHRYFGRYHAGCYPANLKSRFASHTVGFGKSLEARGFMHAPMMIPQRCDRYQIEVFPHPAMINLFGLSRILKYKKGKLADRRLELIKLRQYIVEILPNLEPNLSLKSDSWILSDPLDVFITKLTEKSAKLFKAIEDQLDAIICAYIGAHWWYWGCDRNLVLGVSTNPLTDAYANGYIVIPNSPSVNQITDVGAIHKSPLQISHSIREN, from the coding sequence ATGAAATTTATTGGAATTGACCTCGGATGGAGTTCTGGCGCGAGTGGTTTATGTTGTTTGGTTTGGGAGAATCATCAATTACTACTTACGGATTTAGACTGCAAGTTATCAGTAGTGGATATTTTGGATTGGGTGGATCAAAGAGTTCCTGAACCAGAACCGGGATTAATTGCGGTGGATGCGCCGACGCTGATTCCGAATGCTACGGGGATGAGACTGCCGGATAAGCAGACTCATCGCTATTTTGGGCGGTATCATGCCGGGTGTTATCCGGCAAATCTGAAGAGTCGATTTGCCAGTCATACTGTGGGGTTTGGCAAGAGTTTAGAGGCGCGGGGGTTTATGCACGCACCGATGATGATTCCCCAACGGTGCGATCGCTATCAAATTGAGGTATTTCCTCATCCGGCGATGATTAACTTATTTGGGTTATCGCGGATTCTCAAATACAAAAAAGGCAAATTAGCCGATCGCCGCTTAGAATTAATCAAACTTCGGCAATATATTGTCGAAATTTTGCCTAATTTAGAACCAAATTTAAGTTTAAAGTCAGATTCTTGGATTTTGAGTGACCCCCTAGATGTTTTCATTACTAAATTAACCGAAAAAAGTGCTAAATTATTCAAAGCCATTGAAGACCAACTCGATGCCATCATTTGTGCTTACATTGGCGCTCATTGGTGGTATTGGGGGTGCGATCGCAATCTAGTATTAGGAGTCAGTACCAATCCCCTAACCGATGCTTATGCCAACGGCTATATCGTCATCCCAAATAGTCCTTCCGTGAATCAAATAACTGATGTAGGGGCAATCCATAAATCACCCCTACAAATCAGCCATTCAATCCGTGAAAATTAG
- a CDS encoding ArsR/SmtB family transcription factor encodes MESKTAVKIFESLSSGIRLDIYRMLVKAGSTGMVAGQIASELEVPPSNLSFHLKALVHAELLGVEQEGRFLRYRANMPLMFRLITYLTEECCQGELEQCASQPSGELDSNPCFRSPSLTSTEAKT; translated from the coding sequence ATGGAAAGTAAAACGGCTGTAAAAATCTTTGAGTCCTTGTCTTCTGGCATCCGCTTAGACATTTACCGGATGTTGGTGAAGGCTGGATCCACAGGAATGGTGGCAGGTCAAATTGCTTCTGAACTGGAGGTGCCGCCTTCTAATCTCTCTTTTCATCTCAAAGCGTTGGTTCACGCTGAATTGCTTGGGGTGGAACAGGAAGGCCGTTTTTTGCGCTATCGCGCCAATATGCCTCTGATGTTTAGGTTAATCACCTATCTAACTGAAGAGTGTTGTCAGGGAGAACTGGAACAGTGTGCCAGTCAACCCAGCGGGGAACTCGATTCTAATCCCTGTTTCCGATCGCCCTCTCTCACCTCCACCGAAGCCAAAACATAA
- the arsA gene encoding arsenical pump-driving ATPase, with amino-acid sequence MREENSMMRFLQNTPPFLFFTGKGGVGKTSLSCATAIHLAKQGKKVLLVSTDPASNIGQVFSQTIGNTITDIATVTGLSALEIDPQQAAQQYRDRIVGPVRGVLPESVVRGIEEGLSGACTTEIAAFDEFTELLTDESLIGKYEHIIFDTAPTGHTIRLLELPSAWSSFIQENPEGASCLGPLSGLEKQRDRYTEAVRVLSDPQRTRLVLVSRAQQSTLDEVVRTHKELADIGFSQQHLVINGVLPQKEASHDVLAAALYQREQKAIANLPSVLQNLPLDQLPLKAQNLVGVEALSRLFSDGEEDTTDSLDNSTPSVTLPHLSTLVDEIATTGHGLIMTMGKGGVGKTTMAAAIAVALAKQGHSVHLTTSDPAAHLSETLAGSMDNLEVSRIDPHQETTRYRQHILETKGKNLDEQGRAMLEEDLRSPCTEEIAVFQAFSRIIRESSQKFVVMDTAPTGHTLLLLDATGAYHREVTRHTQENVRVVTPMMRLQDPAQTKVIVVTLAETTPVLEAANLQADLRRAGIEPWAWVINNSLTVSTTSSPLLKQRAAFELAQIEAVKTSYAQRFALVPMQVDEPVGIQALLNLGQQKTVTAVELEEIRSQQDIVTHQHKVT; translated from the coding sequence ATGCGTGAGGAAAATTCGATGATGCGCTTTCTCCAAAATACACCCCCATTTTTATTTTTTACCGGCAAAGGGGGAGTCGGCAAAACTTCACTCTCCTGTGCCACAGCCATTCATTTAGCCAAACAAGGCAAAAAAGTCTTATTGGTGAGTACCGATCCGGCTTCAAATATTGGACAAGTCTTTAGCCAAACCATTGGAAATACAATCACTGATATTGCCACAGTAACCGGGTTATCTGCCTTGGAAATCGACCCACAACAGGCGGCCCAGCAGTATCGCGATCGCATTGTTGGTCCCGTGCGAGGAGTCCTGCCCGAATCCGTCGTCAGAGGTATCGAGGAAGGCTTATCCGGGGCCTGCACCACCGAAATTGCCGCATTTGATGAATTTACCGAATTACTCACCGATGAGAGTCTGATTGGCAAATACGAGCACATCATCTTTGACACCGCACCCACTGGACATACCATTCGGCTGTTGGAACTCCCCAGTGCTTGGAGTAGTTTTATCCAAGAGAATCCCGAAGGTGCATCCTGTCTCGGACCCCTCTCTGGGTTAGAAAAGCAACGCGATCGCTATACGGAAGCAGTCCGCGTATTATCGGATCCCCAGCGCACCCGCTTGGTCCTCGTTTCCCGCGCCCAGCAAAGTACCCTGGATGAAGTTGTGCGGACTCATAAAGAGTTAGCCGATATCGGGTTTTCTCAACAACATTTGGTGATTAACGGGGTATTACCGCAGAAGGAAGCGAGTCATGATGTTTTAGCCGCAGCCCTTTATCAGCGCGAACAAAAGGCGATCGCCAACTTGCCTTCTGTGCTCCAGAATCTGCCGTTGGATCAACTTCCCCTCAAGGCGCAAAATCTCGTCGGAGTTGAAGCCCTCAGCCGTTTATTCTCCGATGGAGAGGAAGACACCACGGACAGCCTTGATAACTCCACCCCCTCCGTGACCCTGCCGCACCTTTCGACCTTAGTGGATGAAATTGCTACCACGGGTCATGGGTTGATTATGACAATGGGTAAAGGGGGTGTGGGGAAAACCACAATGGCAGCCGCGATCGCCGTCGCCTTAGCAAAACAGGGACACTCCGTGCATCTCACCACCTCAGATCCAGCAGCACATCTGAGTGAAACCTTAGCCGGATCAATGGACAACTTAGAAGTTAGTCGCATCGATCCGCATCAAGAAACCACCCGCTATCGCCAGCATATTCTGGAAACCAAAGGTAAGAATCTGGATGAGCAAGGACGAGCAATGTTGGAAGAAGACTTGCGATCGCCTTGCACCGAAGAAATTGCCGTATTCCAAGCCTTTTCCCGAATCATCCGTGAGTCGAGTCAAAAATTCGTCGTCATGGACACCGCACCCACGGGACATACCCTATTACTCCTGGATGCCACCGGAGCCTATCACCGGGAAGTCACCCGCCATACCCAGGAAAATGTGCGCGTAGTCACCCCGATGATGCGCTTGCAAGACCCCGCCCAAACGAAGGTAATTGTCGTTACCTTAGCCGAGACCACCCCAGTCTTGGAAGCGGCTAATTTACAAGCTGATTTACGGCGGGCGGGAATTGAACCTTGGGCATGGGTGATTAATAACAGCCTGACTGTTTCGACGACTTCATCTCCCCTATTAAAACAGCGTGCTGCCTTTGAACTGGCTCAAATCGAGGCGGTTAAAACTAGCTATGCTCAACGGTTTGCCTTGGTCCCGATGCAAGTGGATGAGCCGGTTGGTATTCAAGCGTTGCTTAATTTAGGTCAGCAAAAGACAGTGACAGCAGTTGAATTAGAAGAGATCCGGAGTCAACAGGATATTGTGACGCATCAGCACAAAGTGACTTAA
- a CDS encoding helix-turn-helix domain-containing protein: protein MPAKNFLTPTQKKSLQNAVRQSDCSRFREHALILLLQNDGKTYEEIAEFLGCSYRTVAYWCVHGDPDNLDSLRDRREQGNYRKADETYIQLLLEVVKKNPSQFGYPVEVWTSQRLAEHLAQVTGIQLSGTQLIRILRKHKIRLPMSRV, encoded by the coding sequence ATGCCAGCCAAAAATTTTCTCACCCCCACCCAAAAAAAGAGCTTGCAAAATGCTGTCCGCCAGAGTGATTGCTCTCGGTTTCGCGAACACGCCCTGATTTTGTTATTGCAAAATGATGGTAAAACTTACGAAGAAATTGCCGAGTTTTTAGGCTGTTCTTACCGAACCGTCGCCTATTGGTGCGTGCACGGGGATCCAGACAATCTCGATAGTCTTCGAGATCGCCGGGAACAGGGGAACTATCGCAAAGCGGATGAAACTTACATTCAGTTACTCTTAGAAGTCGTCAAAAAAAACCCCAGCCAATTTGGATATCCGGTGGAAGTCTGGACCAGTCAACGATTAGCCGAACATTTAGCCCAGGTAACAGGAATTCAACTCAGCGGCACTCAATTAATCCGCATTCTCCGCAAGCATAAGATCCGCTTACCCATGAGTCGGGTCTAA
- the arsD gene encoding arsenite efflux transporter metallochaperone ArsD, with protein MTNIEVFDPAMCCSTGVCGPEVDQKFVDFAANVDWGTGQGIKIQRYNLGQQPLEFANNPTVKNFLERSGADALPLILIEGEIALAGRYPTRDELARLAGVTPAPVASAPKQSSGCCGSAKSNTPSNIPTNSCC; from the coding sequence ATGACTAACATTGAAGTATTTGATCCTGCGATGTGCTGTAGTACGGGTGTTTGTGGACCCGAAGTCGATCAGAAATTTGTGGACTTTGCCGCCAACGTGGATTGGGGGACCGGACAAGGGATAAAGATTCAGCGGTATAACCTCGGACAACAACCCCTGGAATTTGCCAATAATCCCACCGTAAAAAACTTTTTAGAACGTTCAGGGGCTGATGCACTGCCGCTGATTCTGATAGAGGGTGAAATTGCCCTAGCAGGACGATATCCAACCCGGGATGAATTAGCTCGTTTAGCCGGTGTAACCCCTGCACCTGTGGCATCTGCGCCAAAACAATCCAGCGGATGTTGTGGCAGTGCCAAGAGCAATACCCCAAGTAATATCCCAACTAATAGCTGCTGTTAA
- a CDS encoding type II toxin-antitoxin system VapC family toxin, with protein sequence MLSKASAWEMAIKQNIGKLNFGLPFKEILVEKLNENRVEILDITLNHIEIVASLPMHHRDPFDRLIIAQGIVEQIPIISADAVFDAYPIQRIWS encoded by the coding sequence CTGCTGAGTAAAGCAAGTGCCTGGGAAATGGCAATCAAACAAAATATCGGCAAGCTGAATTTTGGTTTACCGTTTAAGGAGATTCTGGTAGAGAAACTCAACGAAAATCGAGTAGAGATACTGGATATTACTTTAAACCATATTGAGATTGTTGCAAGTCTACCCATGCATCATCGTGATCCGTTCGATCGCCTCATAATTGCTCAGGGAATTGTTGAGCAAATCCCAATTATCAGTGCTGATGCTGTTTTTGATGCTTATCCCATTCAGCGAATCTGGTCATGA
- a CDS encoding methylenetetrahydrofolate reductase: MKQPQNSLSRFRQAVRDGEFLMTAEVMPPKGGNAAHMITMANGLKNRVHAVNVTDGSRAVLRMSSLAASTILLHQGIEPIYQIACRDRNSIGLQADLLGANALGIQNVLALTGDPVKAGDHPKAKSVFDMESVRLLKAIAKLNQGFDINDKPLTDSPTDLFAGAAVDPQSKSWSGLKSRFEKKLEAGAEFFQSQLVCDFDKLDKFMNEIAKGCGKPILVGIFLLKSAKNAEFINRCVPGVDIPQHIIDRLAKAKDPLREGVAIAAEQVQMARSLCQGVHLMAVKREDLIPEILDLAGIPPLSSEPMSMDSQTLGDRPEVIRISTPTT, from the coding sequence ATGAAACAACCCCAAAACTCTCTATCTCGCTTCCGTCAGGCTGTTAGAGACGGTGAATTTTTGATGACGGCTGAGGTTATGCCACCGAAAGGGGGTAATGCAGCCCACATGATTACAATGGCAAATGGTTTAAAAAATAGAGTTCATGCGGTGAATGTTACCGATGGATCTCGGGCTGTTTTGCGGATGTCATCGTTAGCGGCATCAACGATTTTGTTGCACCAGGGAATTGAGCCGATTTATCAGATTGCTTGTCGCGATCGCAACTCCATAGGGTTGCAGGCGGACCTCCTGGGTGCGAATGCGTTGGGAATTCAGAATGTTTTGGCCCTCACCGGGGACCCGGTAAAAGCTGGAGATCATCCCAAGGCGAAGTCGGTTTTTGATATGGAATCGGTGCGTTTGCTCAAGGCGATCGCCAAATTGAATCAAGGCTTTGATATCAATGATAAACCCCTAACCGATAGTCCCACAGACTTGTTTGCGGGTGCTGCCGTGGATCCGCAGTCGAAAAGTTGGTCCGGGTTAAAAAGTCGGTTTGAGAAAAAATTAGAAGCGGGTGCAGAGTTTTTTCAAAGTCAGCTTGTCTGCGATTTTGACAAGCTGGACAAGTTTATGAATGAAATTGCTAAAGGCTGCGGTAAACCGATTTTAGTCGGGATTTTTCTGCTGAAATCGGCTAAAAATGCGGAATTTATTAATCGTTGTGTGCCTGGGGTGGATATTCCCCAACATATTATCGATCGCTTGGCAAAGGCAAAGGACCCTTTACGCGAAGGGGTGGCGATCGCGGCTGAACAGGTGCAAATGGCAAGGTCCCTCTGTCAAGGGGTGCATCTGATGGCGGTGAAACGGGAAGATTTGATTCCGGAAATCCTCGATTTAGCTGGCATTCCACCCCTCTCCTCAGAACCCATGTCAATGGATTCCCAAACTCTGGGCGATCGCCCTGAGGTTATCCGGATCTCCACTCCCACAACCTGA
- the trpS gene encoding tryptophan--tRNA ligase, translated as MGKQRVLSGVQPTGNLHLGNYLGAIRNWVEIQSQYENYFCVVDLHAITAPHTPATLAQDTYTIAALYLACGIDLQHSTIFIQSHVSAHAELTWLLNCITPLNWLEDMIQFKEKAIRQGENVNVGLLDYPVLMAADILLYDADKVPVGEDQKQHLELTRDIAARVNHQFGKEKEPVLKLPEPLIRKEGARVMSLTDGTKKMSKSDPSELSRINLLDPPDAIVKKIKKCKTDPMRGLVFDDPERPECNNLLTLYQLLSGKTKEAVAAECQEMGWGQFKPLLTETTVEALKPIQEQYKEIMGDRTHLESVLKEGREKAAAIANTTLNRVKTAFGYSLPL; from the coding sequence ATGGGTAAGCAGCGCGTTTTATCTGGAGTCCAACCCACCGGCAACCTCCATCTGGGTAACTATCTCGGTGCGATCCGCAACTGGGTCGAAATTCAAAGTCAGTATGAAAATTATTTCTGTGTAGTGGACCTCCATGCCATTACCGCACCCCACACTCCTGCCACTTTAGCCCAAGATACCTACACGATCGCCGCCCTCTATCTCGCCTGTGGCATCGATTTACAGCATTCCACCATTTTCATCCAGTCCCACGTCTCAGCCCACGCGGAACTCACCTGGCTGCTCAACTGTATCACCCCCCTCAACTGGCTGGAAGATATGATCCAGTTTAAGGAAAAAGCTATCCGTCAGGGAGAAAATGTCAACGTGGGGTTACTAGATTACCCCGTCCTGATGGCAGCAGATATTTTGCTCTACGATGCGGATAAAGTCCCTGTCGGCGAGGACCAAAAACAGCATTTAGAACTCACCCGAGATATTGCCGCAAGGGTGAATCATCAATTTGGCAAGGAAAAAGAGCCAGTCTTGAAATTACCTGAACCCTTGATTCGCAAGGAAGGGGCCAGGGTGATGAGTTTAACCGATGGGACGAAAAAAATGTCCAAGTCTGATCCATCGGAACTGAGTCGGATTAATTTGCTCGATCCACCGGATGCGATCGTCAAAAAAATCAAAAAATGCAAAACGGACCCGATGCGGGGACTGGTGTTTGATGACCCGGAACGCCCGGAATGCAATAATTTATTGACGCTTTATCAGTTACTTAGCGGCAAAACTAAGGAAGCAGTGGCGGCAGAATGTCAGGAGATGGGTTGGGGTCAATTTAAACCGTTACTCACGGAAACGACGGTTGAGGCGCTCAAACCGATTCAGGAGCAATATAAGGAAATTATGGGCGATCGCACTCATCTGGAATCGGTATTAAAAGAAGGGAGAGAAAAAGCCGCAGCAATTGCCAACACCACCCTCAACCGCGTCAAAACTGCCTTTGGATATTCTCTACCGTTGTAA
- a CDS encoding DUF6141 family protein: MEKLTTASMSDEVSIDEEIYATLLFREVQQFRQGWIWFVLVCSSLAALSAAMMPFFLEESWEENTILNIILIGFGIVFGVFFPILFYSAKLVTEVRTDGLYLSFYPLLFKRLQIPFDSVVKSEVINYHPLRDYGGWGVRYGPQGKAFNVSGDRGVLLELKNGEKILIGSHQPEQLASLLKLAR, translated from the coding sequence ATGGAAAAACTAACAACGGCATCCATGTCAGACGAAGTAAGCATTGACGAAGAAATTTATGCAACGCTCTTGTTTCGAGAGGTGCAGCAATTTCGGCAGGGTTGGATTTGGTTCGTCCTAGTATGCAGCTCTTTGGCGGCCCTCTCGGCGGCAATGATGCCATTTTTTTTAGAAGAATCTTGGGAAGAAAATACCATTTTAAATATTATTTTAATTGGGTTTGGAATTGTGTTTGGGGTATTTTTTCCTATTTTGTTTTACAGTGCAAAATTAGTAACAGAAGTCAGGACTGATGGATTATATCTAAGTTTTTATCCGTTGTTATTTAAGCGACTTCAAATTCCCTTTGACTCCGTGGTCAAATCGGAAGTAATTAACTATCATCCGTTGCGCGATTATGGCGGATGGGGGGTGCGGTATGGTCCCCAGGGAAAAGCCTTTAATGTCAGTGGCGATCGCGGCGTTTTATTAGAACTCAAAAATGGTGAAAAAATCTTAATCGGGTCTCATCAACCGGAACAACTTGCCAGTTTATTAAAGTTAGCGCGGTAA
- a CDS encoding type II toxin-antitoxin system Phd/YefM family antitoxin — MSQVDIAEAKAKLHELLEIALNGEEVVITQDSHPVVKLVPVPDKPRRGFGSMKDLIWVADDFDEPLTEEFKEYME, encoded by the coding sequence ATGTCCCAAGTCGATATTGCTGAAGCGAAAGCTAAACTGCACGAGTTATTGGAAATCGCCCTAAATGGCGAAGAAGTTGTAATCACCCAAGACAGTCACCCGGTTGTGAAACTGGTCCCCGTGCCAGATAAACCGCGCCGAGGGTTTGGCAGTATGAAAGATTTAATCTGGGTTGCTGATGACTTTGATGAACCGCTAACCGAAGAGTTTAAGGAATATATGGAATGA